The Xanthomonas indica sequence TCCGGGCACGACTGCGGCCGGCGCCGCGTCGCCCTGAGCCGTGCCTGCGCCCCGGCTGCGCATTCGCGCGGCCGGGGCGCAGCAGGGACTGGCGTGCAAGGCAAATGGTTCGCTTTGAAACCGTCGCCATGGCCGACGGGAACGCGCTCCCTTTTCGGTTAGGCTTGCGACGCCCCCACTGCCGAGCCATGCGTTTCCCGATGAACGAGTCCCGCAGCAGCATCGTCTTCGCCACGCCCGACCTTCCCTTACGCGACGACGTGCGCCGGCTCGGCGCCCTGGTGGGCGACCTGCTCGCCGAACAGGTGTCTGCGCAGTTTCTCGACGAAATCGAACGCATCCGCACCACCGCGATCGCGCGCCGCGAACGTGCCGCGCCGCTGTCCTCGCTGAGCGAGCAACTCGCCGGGCGTGCACCGCGCGACGCCGAAGCGCTGGTGCGCGCCTTCAGCACCTATTTCCAGGTGGTCAACATCGCCGAGCGCGTGCACCGCATCCGCCGCCGGCGCGACTACCAGCGCAGCAGCGCCGACACGCCGCAGCCGGACGGCCTGCTCGACGCCTTGCGCCGGCTCAAGGCGCAGGGCGTCGGCATCGAGGAACTGCGCGACTGGCTGCCGCGCATCGACGTCGAGCCGGTGTTCACCGCACACCCGACCGAGGCGGTGCGGCGTGCGCTGCTGGAGAAGGAACAGTTGATGGTGGCCAGCCTGGTCGACAACCTCGACGGCCTGCGCACCCCGGGCGAGCGCGCGACCGACGCGGCGCGGTTCCGCATGGCGCTGACCGCCTCGTGGCAGACCGCCGATTCCTCGCCGGTGCGGCCCACCGTGGAGGACGAGCGCGAGCATGTCGGTTTCTACCTGACCCAGGTGCTGTATCGGGTGATCCCGGTGATGTATGAGACCCTGGAGCACGCCATCGAGCAGACCTACGGCCAGGCGCTGCCCCTGCCGCGGCTGCTGCGCTTCGGCACCTGGGTCGGTGGCGACATGGACGGCAACCCCAACGTCGATGCCGCCACCATCACCGCCACGCTCGACGCGCAGCGGCGCGCGGTGCTGGAGCGCTATCTGAAGGAGCTGTGGCAGCTGGCCAGCCTACTCAGCCAGTCGACCACCCTGGTCGCGGTCAGCGCGCCGCTGCTGGAGCAACTGGCGCGTTACCGGCAACTGTTGCCGGAGGCCGCGGCGCGCTCGCGCCCGCGCCATGGCGACATGCCCTACCGCCTGCTCAACGACCTGATGCGCGCGCGGCTGCAGGCGACCCTGGACGATGCGCCCGGCGCCTATGCCGCGCCGGCGGAACTGGAAAGCGACCTGCAGTTGATCCTGGACAGCCTGCAGGCCAACAAGGGCCTGCACGCCGGCTGGTTCGCGGTGCGGCGCCTGCTGTGGCGGGTACGCAGCTTTGGGTTCCACCTGGCGCGGCTGGACGTGCGCCAGGAGTCCAGCGTGCATGCGCGCGCGGTCGCCGCCGCGCTGGACACGCATGACTGGGACGCGCGGTCGGTGCAGGAGCGGGCGCACCTGCTCGGCTCCTATGCCGGCGGCGAGCAGACCCTGCCGGCGGCCGACGACGACGGCAATGCGCGGCTGGACGCGGTGTTCGCCGCGCTCGCCGATGCGCGCGCACGGCACGGCGCCGACGCGCTGGGCAGCTACATCATCTCGATGGCGCACGACCGTGCCGACGTGCTGACCGTGCTGGCGCTGGCGCGCCGCGGAGGCCTGGTCGATGCCGACGGCGCGGTGCCGCTGGACATCGTGCCGTTGTTCGAGACCGTGGCCGATCTGCGCGGCGGCACCGCGACCCTGCGCGACCTGCTGGCCGACCCGGTCTACCGCCGCCACCTGGCCGCGCGCGACGACGTGCAGATGGTGATGCTCGGCTATTCGGACAGCGGCAAGGACGGCGGCATCGCCGCCTCGCGCTGGGGCCTGCAGCGCGCGCAGGTGGAACTGCTGGAGGCGGCGGCCGAACTGGGCATCCGCCTGACCTTCTTCCATGGCCGTGGCGGCTCGATCGTGCGCGGCGGCGGCAAGACCACGCGTGCGCTGGAGGCTGCGCCGCGCGGCAGCGTCGACGGGCGCCTGCGCGTGACCGAGCAGGGCGAGGTGATCCATCGCAAGTACGGCATCCGCGCGCTGGCGCTGCGCTCGCTGGAACAGATGACCGGCGCGGTGCTGCTGTCGAGCCTGCGCCCGCGTGCGGCCGACGCGCGCGAGGCCGGCTGGCGGCCGGTGATGGACCTGGTCGCCGAACACAGCAGCCAGGCGTACCGCAGCTTCGTCGGCGATGCCGAGTTCATGCGCTATTTCCGCCTGGCCACGCCGATCGACGTGATCGAGCGCATGACCCTGGGCTCGCGGCCGTCGCGCCGTCTCGGCCAGGATGCGGCGCTATCCAACCTGCGTGCGATCCCCTGGGTGTTCGCCTGGAGCCAGGCGCGCGCGGTGATCCCGGGCTGGTACGGCGTGGGCAGCGGCCTGCAGGCGGCGGTGGACGCCGGCCACGAGGACGCGCTGCGCGCGATGGCCGCCGACTGGCCGTTCTTCCGCACCTTCCTCGACGACATCGCCATGGTCCTGTCCAAGGGCGACCTCAACATCGCCGAGATGTTCTCGCGCCTGTCCGGGCCGCTGCACGCGCGCTTCTTCCCGCGCATCCGCGACGAACTGGCGCTGACCAAGGGCTGGGTGAAGGCATTGACCGGGCAGGCCTCGCTGCTGCAGCACGATCCGCGCCTGGCGCTATCGATCCGCCTGCGCAACCCCTACATCGACCCGATCAGCGTGCTGCAGGTGGATCTGCTGCAGCGCTGGCGCGCCACCGAGGGCGAGGACGAGGACCTGCTGCGGGCGCTGGTGGCCTGCGTCAACGGCGTCGCCCAGGGCGTGCAGAACACCGGCTGAGGCTGGTGCATCAAGGCGCCGCCGGCCGCTGCCGGCGGCCGCCCGTCGCCATTCGCTTGCAAGCGGACAAAATCGTCCGATAATGCCGCGCATGGAGATGCGAGCCGATACCGCCCACCGCCGCCGCCTGTTGCTGGACGCCGCCGACGAGGTGTTCTGCGAGCACGGCGTGCTGGCGCCGCTGGAACTGGTGGTCGAGCGCGCCGGACTGGGCCGCGCGACCCTGTACCGCCATTTCGCCGACCGCACCGCACTGATCGCGGCGCTGCTGGATCGTGGCCTGGACGGCCTGGAGGGCTGCGCGCGCGAGATCGGTGCGCGGCCGGACGGGCTGTTCCTGCTGATGTACGACGTCGCCGAACACATCGCGATGTCGGCGCCGCTGGCCGACTATTGGCGGTCGATGCCGCGCGAGCATCCGATGATCGCTGCGGCGCATACGCGGGCGATGGCGATCCTGCTGCCGTTCCTGCAGCGTGCGATCGGCGCCGGCCTGTGCCGCGCGGACCTGGGCGAGCAGGACCTGGCCCTGGCGATGGACATGCTTGGCGCCTGCCAGCGCGGCAGCGACGAGGCCGAACGCAAGGCGCTGGCGCAACGCGGTTGCCGCCTGCTGTGCCACGCCCTGGCCACGCCCGCGGCGGCGGCGGACTTGTGAGCGCCGACAGCGCCGCGCGCCGACGCGCCTGGTCGTGGCGGCTGGCGCGCGTCGTGGCGATGCTGGCGGTGCTGGTCGCCAGCCTGTGGGGCGCGTTGTTTCTGGCCTATCTGCCGCATACCGGTGCCGTGGTGCGCTACGGCTCGGCACTGCTGTGGGCCGCGCTGGGCGCCGCGGCGCTGTGGGGCCTTCGCCATCCGCGCGAGTACCGCGTGCTGCCGCTGCTGTTCGCGCTCGGCTGTGCGGGCATGGTGGTGGGCTGGTCGACGCTGCAGCCGCAGCAGAACCGCGAGTGGGCCGACGATGTCGCGCAGTTGCTGCAGCCGCAGGTGGACGGGCAGGTGGTGACCTTGCACAACGTGCGCAACTTCGCCTGGCGCAGCGACCACGACTACACCCCGCGCTGGGAGACCCGGCGCTACGACCTGGAGCAACTCGCCTCGGCGGACCTGGCGCTGTCGTACTGGATGGGGCCGGCGATCGCCCACACCCTGGTCTCGTTCGGCTTCGACGACGGCCGCCGGGTGGTGTTCTCGCTGGAGATCCGCAAGGAGCGCGGCGAAGCGTTTTCGGCGCTGGCCGGGTTCTTCCGCAATTTCGAACAGGTGATGGTGGCCGCCGACGAGCGCGACATCCTGGCGGTGCGCAGCAACGTGCGCGGCGAGGACGTGTACCTGTACCGGCTCAATCTCTCGCGCGCACAACTGCGCCAGCTGTTCCTCGGCTACGTGGCACAGGCGCAGCAACTGCAGCGCACGCCGCGCTTCTACAACACCGCCACCAGCAACTGCACCACCATCGTGTTCGAACTGGCGCGCAAGCTCGATCCTGCGCTGCCGCTGGACTATCGCCTGCTGCTGTCCGGCTACCTGCCGTCCTACGTCTACGCGCAACACGGCTTCGTGCCAGGCTACAGCCTGGCCACGCTGCGCGCGCGCGGCCGCATCGGCGAGCGCGCACGCGCGGCCGGCGCTGGCGCCGACTTCTCCACGCGCATCCGCGCCGGCATTCCCGGCGACGATCCCACGGTCACGCCATGACCCTGCGCGCACGTCTTGCGCGGTGTGCGGGCGCCGCGCTGCTGGCTGCCGCGCTGCTGCTCGGTGCCGGCTGCGCAATGGTCAGCGTGCAGTCGCGCAGCGCCGCCGACTACATCGCCACCCAGCGCGGCGACGTGCTCAGCACCGGCAGGCTCAGCGACGCCAGCCTGGAGACGCTGCGCGTGCTCGCGCTCGATCCCAAGACCTGCGAGGCGGACATCCCGGCCTGCGTCACGCAGCTGCGCGCATTGCAGGGGCTGGACCAGGAGCGGCGGCTGGCGACGCTGTCGGAGCTGTGGGTGCATGCGGCCAACGCGCGTACCTCGCGCCAGGGCCAGGCGCAGGACGATGCGGCGCTGCAGGCCTGGCTGGAAGCGGCACGCTACGCCTACGCGTATCTGTTCTACACCCAGCGGCCGGCCAGCGCGCGCGCCTTCGAGGACCGGCAGACCCAGGTGCGCGACTACTACAACTACGCGGTGCAGCAGGTGGTGGGCGAGCTGTTCCTGCGCTGGCGGGCCGGCAGCGCCAGCGGCGAACTGCACGACGACGACACCCTGCGCGCGGCCGGTTGGCAGGTGCGGGCGGACATGGGCAGCTTCCGCCTGCCGGGCGGCGTGGCGCGGCCGGACGCGATGCTGCCGGCGTCGACGTTGCGCTTCGATGGCCTGCGTAGCACCTACCGGCGCGACGGCTTCGGCGCCGAGCTGGTCGCGGAGATCGCCCCGTCCAAGGTCGGCGACCCGACCGCGTCCGCGGCGGCCCTTGCGCACGCCAGCGGCTTCAGCGAGATGCCGTATGCGCCGACCACGGTACTGCTGCGCTTCGACGGCGACAGCCTGGCGCAGGTGCTGGACACCCGCAGCGTGGTGGTGGCGCCCTACGACCCGTACCGCGACGGCGAGGTCGAGGTGCATGGCCAGCGCCTGCCGTTGGCGGCCAACTTCACCGCGGCCTACGGCCTGTGGCTGGCCCGTGCCGGGTTCGCTCGGCAATCCCTGCGTTCGATGCTCGGGCGCCAGCACGGGCTGGACCAGCCGCACCTGTACCTGATGCAGCCTTACGATCCGGACCGGCGCATCATCCTGATGCTCCACGGGCTGGCCAGCAGTCCCGAGGCCTGGGTCAACGTCGCCAACGAACTGATGGGCGACGAGCAACTGCGCCGTCACTACCAGATCTGGCAGGTCTACTACCCGACCAACATGCCGATCGCCTGGAACCGCGCGCAGATCGATGCGCTGTTGCGGCAGACCCTGCACCATTTCGATCCACAGGGGCAGGCGCCGGCCTCGCAGCACATGGTGCTGATCGGCCACAGCATGGGCGGGGTGATCGGGCGATTGCTGGTCAGCGACTCCGGCGACACGCTGTGGAACGACCTGATCGGCACGCGCGCCGACCGGCGCCCGCTGGATCCGCAGGCGCTGGCGCAGTTGCAGCCGCTGCTGCGCTTCGTGCCGCTGCCGCACGTGGACCGGGCGATCTTCATCGCCGCGCCGCAGCGCGGTACGTCCTTCGCCGAAGGCCGCCTCGGGCGCCTGGCCGCGCGCCTGGTGCGCCTGCCGGTGGCGCTGCTCGACCGCCTCAATACCGTGCTGCAGGGCATCGACGGCCCCGATGGCATGCCGATCCGCGTGCCCAACAGCATCGACAACCT is a genomic window containing:
- the ppc gene encoding phosphoenolpyruvate carboxylase, with amino-acid sequence MNESRSSIVFATPDLPLRDDVRRLGALVGDLLAEQVSAQFLDEIERIRTTAIARRERAAPLSSLSEQLAGRAPRDAEALVRAFSTYFQVVNIAERVHRIRRRRDYQRSSADTPQPDGLLDALRRLKAQGVGIEELRDWLPRIDVEPVFTAHPTEAVRRALLEKEQLMVASLVDNLDGLRTPGERATDAARFRMALTASWQTADSSPVRPTVEDEREHVGFYLTQVLYRVIPVMYETLEHAIEQTYGQALPLPRLLRFGTWVGGDMDGNPNVDAATITATLDAQRRAVLERYLKELWQLASLLSQSTTLVAVSAPLLEQLARYRQLLPEAAARSRPRHGDMPYRLLNDLMRARLQATLDDAPGAYAAPAELESDLQLILDSLQANKGLHAGWFAVRRLLWRVRSFGFHLARLDVRQESSVHARAVAAALDTHDWDARSVQERAHLLGSYAGGEQTLPAADDDGNARLDAVFAALADARARHGADALGSYIISMAHDRADVLTVLALARRGGLVDADGAVPLDIVPLFETVADLRGGTATLRDLLADPVYRRHLAARDDVQMVMLGYSDSGKDGGIAASRWGLQRAQVELLEAAAELGIRLTFFHGRGGSIVRGGGKTTRALEAAPRGSVDGRLRVTEQGEVIHRKYGIRALALRSLEQMTGAVLLSSLRPRAADAREAGWRPVMDLVAEHSSQAYRSFVGDAEFMRYFRLATPIDVIERMTLGSRPSRRLGQDAALSNLRAIPWVFAWSQARAVIPGWYGVGSGLQAAVDAGHEDALRAMAADWPFFRTFLDDIAMVLSKGDLNIAEMFSRLSGPLHARFFPRIRDELALTKGWVKALTGQASLLQHDPRLALSIRLRNPYIDPISVLQVDLLQRWRATEGEDEDLLRALVACVNGVAQGVQNTG
- a CDS encoding TetR/AcrR family transcriptional regulator, producing the protein MPRMEMRADTAHRRRLLLDAADEVFCEHGVLAPLELVVERAGLGRATLYRHFADRTALIAALLDRGLDGLEGCAREIGARPDGLFLLMYDVAEHIAMSAPLADYWRSMPREHPMIAAAHTRAMAILLPFLQRAIGAGLCRADLGEQDLALAMDMLGACQRGSDEAERKALAQRGCRLLCHALATPAAAADL
- a CDS encoding DUF4105 domain-containing protein, with translation MLAVLVASLWGALFLAYLPHTGAVVRYGSALLWAALGAAALWGLRHPREYRVLPLLFALGCAGMVVGWSTLQPQQNREWADDVAQLLQPQVDGQVVTLHNVRNFAWRSDHDYTPRWETRRYDLEQLASADLALSYWMGPAIAHTLVSFGFDDGRRVVFSLEIRKERGEAFSALAGFFRNFEQVMVAADERDILAVRSNVRGEDVYLYRLNLSRAQLRQLFLGYVAQAQQLQRTPRFYNTATSNCTTIVFELARKLDPALPLDYRLLLSGYLPSYVYAQHGFVPGYSLATLRARGRIGERARAAGAGADFSTRIRAGIPGDDPTVTP
- a CDS encoding alpha/beta fold hydrolase, producing MRARLARCAGAALLAAALLLGAGCAMVSVQSRSAADYIATQRGDVLSTGRLSDASLETLRVLALDPKTCEADIPACVTQLRALQGLDQERRLATLSELWVHAANARTSRQGQAQDDAALQAWLEAARYAYAYLFYTQRPASARAFEDRQTQVRDYYNYAVQQVVGELFLRWRAGSASGELHDDDTLRAAGWQVRADMGSFRLPGGVARPDAMLPASTLRFDGLRSTYRRDGFGAELVAEIAPSKVGDPTASAAALAHASGFSEMPYAPTTVLLRFDGDSLAQVLDTRSVVVAPYDPYRDGEVEVHGQRLPLAANFTAAYGLWLARAGFARQSLRSMLGRQHGLDQPHLYLMQPYDPDRRIILMLHGLASSPEAWVNVANELMGDEQLRRHYQIWQVYYPTNMPIAWNRAQIDALLRQTLHHFDPQGQAPASQHMVLIGHSMGGVIGRLLVSDSGDTLWNDLIGTRADRRPLDPQALAQLQPLLRFVPLPHVDRAIFIAAPQRGTSFAEGRLGRLAARLVRLPVALLDRLNTVLQGIDGPDGMPIRVPNSIDNLRDTDPFVRAVADLPISTGVRYHTIIARRDPAVPLADSDDGLVPYRSAHLPGAASELVVTSGHSVQETPQAILEIRRILHAQLQVDAAAPSH